A genomic stretch from Sphaerodactylus townsendi isolate TG3544 linkage group LG15, MPM_Stown_v2.3, whole genome shotgun sequence includes:
- the NOP9 gene encoding nucleolar protein 9, translating into MGVPPQGEKGARSRKRPRKEGSPVSSPQKKSSKATQGELLPRLEPAEAKYFQKAHETLKSGFDSDEEKGLFVNNVLEEAEAVAVPLSLDPAGSLLLQALVPSASPASLCHLLKGLIPSLRLVACHSCGAHILEAAVLRAPLLIKEGAEDSGTLEDLVLELARAVQGELSVFALDSHGSFVVRTLLQALGGARVGSDGGRGLQALGTSHSRSKQAKPGSEGPVDFEVPNSFLSLLKGFGRSFQELVSDFITHKLFSLCLQVAMEVLRRKLPKACARLCHSVIGYLSNCNPAAGQSALLVFLKDATCSRVLDKVLEVSAPKALRSFYKVHVKGQLQALATHPVANFTLQRLIQAAPPKLLGRLFEELSPGLEEILALEHLGVITALLGACRRHGAHQQEVLEILLEAFHCCEPPSRQLVCAPLIASLLAYEVYYGEEEETASQEQSAPVRPLSAVSYHGSLILQHCLHFADPSVVLRSLAAMTPEDLVTLACDPTGSHVFDALLASPSVPEKQRRKVLRPLKGHYISLACSRHGSRVLDAIWSRATLPAKREMAQELAEHEQKLRNDPFGHHLVRNFALTHFLKRRRDWDRLQEAGKKRRELFADILED; encoded by the exons ATGGGGGTACCTCCCCAAGGCGAGAAAGGAGCCAGAAGCAGAAAGAGGCCTCGGAAAGAGGGCTCACCTGTTTCATCACCCCAGAAGAAAAGTTCGAAGGCAACCCAGGGGGAGTTGCTCCCCAgactggagcctgcagaagccAAATATTTCCAAAAGGCCCATGAGACCCTTAAATCTGGGTTTGACTCTGATGAGGAGAAAG GTCTGTTTGTCAACAACGTTCTGGAGGAAGCAGAGGCGGTTGCTGTGCCTCTGTCCCTGGaccctgctggctctctgctCCTGCAGGCCCTGGTGCCGTCTGCCTCGCCAGCCAGCTTGTGCCACCTGCTGAAGGGCCTGATCCCCTCCCTGCGCTTGGTGGCCTGCCACTCCTGCGGGGCCCACATCCTGGAAGCTGCCGTGTTGAGAGCCCCATTGTTGATCAAGGAAGGAGCGGAGGATTCTGGGACACTGGAGGACCTGGTTTTGGAACTGGCCAGAGCTGTGCAGGGGGAATTATCGGTCTTTGCTTTGGACTCCCACGGCAGCTTTGTGGTGCGGACTTTGTTGCAGGCGCTTGGAGGGGCTAGAGTTGGCTCAGATGGGGGTCGAGGGCTCCAGGCATTAG GGACTTCGCATTCTAGATCCAAGCAAGCCAAACCGGGAAGCGAGGGACCCGTGGACTTCGAGGTCCCAAACTCCTTCTTGTCCCTCTTGAAGGGATTCGGCAGAAGTTTTCAGGAGCTGGTTTCTG ATTTCATCACCCACAAACTCTTCAGTCTCTGCCTCCAGGTGGCGATGGAGGTCTTGCGCAGGAAGTTGCCCAAAGCTTGTGCTCGGTTGTGCCACTCTGTGATTGGCTACCTGAGCAATTGCAACCCGGCTGCTGGGCAGAG tgccCTCCTGGTGTTCCTGAAGGACGCAACGTGCAGCCGGGTGCTGGATAAGGTGCTAGAAGTGTCGGCCCCGAAGGCCCTGCGCTCCTTCTACAAGGTTCACGTGAAAGGGCAGCTGCAGGCCCTGGCGACCCACCCGGTGGCCAACTTCACTCTGCAGCGGCTCATCCAGGCAGCCCCCCCTAAGCTG CTGGGAAGACTGTTTGAAGAGCTGAGCCCCGGCCTGGAAGAGATCCTGGCTCTTGAGCACCTGGGTGTGATCACGGCGCTCCTGGGTGCCTGCCGAAGACACGGAGCTCACCAGCAGGAGGTGCTGGAGATACTCCTGGAG GCTTTCCACTGCTGCGAGCCCCCTTCCCGCCAGCTGGTGTGCGCACCGCTCATTGCCTCTCTGCTGGCTTACGAGGTCTATTACGGCGAGGAGGAAGAGACGGCATCACAGGAGCAG tCCGCTCCTGTCCGCCCTTTGAGCGCCGTCTCCTATCACGGCTCCTTGATCCTCCAGCACTGCTTGCATTTTGCCGACCCCTCCGTCGTTCTACGCAGCTTGGCGGCCATGACCCCTGAGGATCTGGTCACGCTGGCTTGTGATCCGACGGGCAGCCACGTCTTCGACGCCCTCCTGGCCAGCCCCTCCGTACCCGAGAAGCAGAGGCGCAAAGTTCTGCGCCCGCTTAAG GGTCACTACATAtctctggcctgcagcaggcaTGGGAGCCGCGTGTTAGATGCCATCTGGAGCAGAGCCACACTGCCAGCCAAGCGGGAAATGGCCCAGGAACTGG CGGAGCACGAGCAGAAGCTACGGAACGACCCTTTCGGCCACCACCTGGTCCGCAATTTTGCCTTAACGCACTTCCTCAAACGCCGCCGAGACTGGGACCGACTCCAAGAGGCGGGGAAGAAGCGAAGGGAGCTTTTTGCCGACATCTTGGAGGACTGA
- the CIDEB gene encoding cell death activator CIDE-B: MEHLNSWVPSGLLRSVSSAGSGLSQRIWAPSSPPQRPFRVCDHKHNARKGLMAGTLKELLTKATEALLISGIVSLVLEEDGTAVESEEFFKVLEDNTAFMVLRSDQKWTPGKGGSRSFALSQEKPRNSRDIARITFDVYKLSPRDLFGSLNVSATFYGLYSMSCDFKCLGPKKVLRELLRVASGVMQAIGNILLGTSHYIRHLVEGGENWNSHRRLRGYED; the protein is encoded by the exons ATGGAGCACCTCAACTCTTGGGTCCCATCTGGCCTGTTAAG GTCCGTCTCGAGCGCGGGATCGGGCCTCAGCCAGCGCATCTGGGCCCCCAGTTCTCCACCCCAGAGGCCCTTCCGGGTCTGTGACCACAAACACAATGCGCGGAAGGGGCTGATGGCCGGGACCTTGAAGGAGCTTCTGACCAAG GCCACGGAGGCGTTGCTGATCTCTGGGATTGTGTCCTTGGTGCTGGAGGAAGACGGGACGGCCGTGGAGAGTGAGGAGTTCTTTAAAGTCCTGGAGGACAACACGGCCTTTATGGTGCTCAGAAGCGATCAAAAGTGGACCCCTGGGAAG GGTGGCAGCCGCTCGTTCGCATTGAGCCAAGAGAAGCCCCGGAACAGCCGGGACATCGCCCGCATCACTTTCGACGTCTACAAGCTCAGCCCCCGCGACCTCTTCGGCAGCCTCAACGTTTCAGCGACCTTCTACGGTCTCTACTCCATGAGCTGCGACTTCAAGTGCCTGGGGCCCAAGAAAGTGCTCAG GGAGTTACTACGGGTGGCCTCCGGCGTCATGCAAGCCATCGGGAACATCCTCTTGGGCACCTCTCACTATATCCGTCACCTTGTGGAGGGCGGTGAAAACTGGAACTCACACAGGCGGCTGCGTGGCTACGAAGACTGa